The Pseudoalteromonas carrageenovora IAM 12662 DNA window GTAACCGCAGGTTTAGCATTGGCTATTAATCGTGGTGTAGAAAAACGCATTAAACTATTTTTATGTTGTGCAGAGAACTTAATCTCTGGTCATGCATACAAGTTAGGCGATATTTTAACTTACAAAAACGGTACAACTGTTGAAATTGTAAATACCGATGCTGAAGGACGATTAGTACTTGCCGATGGCTTAATGGCTGCAGGCGAAACGGGTGCACCATTAATTATTGATGCCGCTACGTTAACGGGCGCTGCACTTGTTGCTGTTGGCCAAGAGTACAACGCTTTATTTGCACTTGATAAAGAACTAGTTCGTGAAGTAGAAGATTTTGCGTCTCAAGAAATGGAAGCAGCATGGCCATTACCTCTTGAAAAATGGCACCAGCAAAATTGCCCATCACCATACGCTGATACGGCTAATAGCCGTGCTCAAAAAGGTGGCGGTTACGGCGGCGCATCAAACGCGGCAGGCTTTTTATCACGCTTTGTACCAAACGATGGTAAAGGTTGGGTACACATAGATTTAGCTGCTGCATTTAATATGGGCAGCACCAGTCAATGGGCTGCGGGTGCAACAACTCAAGGCATGAGAACAGTTGCCCGTACATTGTTAGAAAAAGCTTAATAATACGTAAAATAGGCTTTTAATACTTTAAATAGGCACCCTTTGGTGCCTAATTTATTATTTACAGACAAGCAATTTTTTTTTATTTGCGGTAAAATCCTGCGCCAATACCTGTTTGAGTGTTTATTTATTGGCTAAAGAGCCTTCACTCAAATGTTATACTCACCACTGGGGTTCTAACTATGTCAGATAAGTGCTACATCACAGCTCAACAGCTACTTGAAGATTCATTCCGCGTAGCGGCACAAGTTTATAAAGACGGCTTTCGTCCAGACTTTATTATTGGTATTTGGCGAGGTGGTGCACCAATCGGTATTGCTGTGCAAGAATATTACGATTACAAAGGTATTGAAACCGACCATATTGCGGTTCGTACTTCGTCTTATTACGGCATTGGTAAACAATCAAAAGAAATTAAAGTACACGGTTTACACTACATTGTAGAAAACGCCAATGCGGGTGACTCGTTACTAATTGTTGATGATGTATTTGACTCAGGCCGCAGTATTGTCGCTCTTAAAGAAAAGCTTTCTGAGTTAATGCGTTTAAACCTACCTAGCGACATTCGTATTGCGTGCCCGTACTACAAACCTAAAAACTCAAAAGTAGATACTATTCCAGATTACTACATTCATGAATCGGAAGAGTGGTTAGTGTTCCCGCATGAGTTATCGGGTTTAACGCCTGATGAAATCATTGAAGGTAAATCAGACCTTGCAAAGATTCACGATATCTTACTAGAAAAGTAATATGTAATTTATCCATAAAAAAAGGCCGTTGAGGCCTTTTTTTATGAGAAAATTTTAAACAACTTAAAGTTGAGCAAAGCTATCAACATATTCGCTAAGTTTGGGAATGTCGACCGCCTGCAAACCATGAGTACTTCTTTGCACTAGATCTTTTTCAACGAGTTCAGTCACAACGCGTCTGTAAGCTCGCTCAGTGGTTGCAAAGCGTTCGGCTTCGGCATTCACTGTAGGGTAAGCTCTTAGAAGCGTAGGGTTGTTGTTCTCGGCTCTTAATAAGCAATCCTTAGCTATGTTGTAGCTCAGGGGTAGTAATAACTTATCTAAATTGATTTTTTGGTTTTCCTGAAACTTAGCCGCGATAGTTTGTGCTGTGTATAAGCTAAGTTCTGGCTTTTCGAGTAGTAGTGCTCGCCAATGTCGTAATTCAATTAAGTTATAGGTTACGTCACTAAAACACGTAACAGTATAAATACACGGGTTATTGTTAAGCGCTTCTATTTCGCCTATCAACGTATTGTTGCAATCCAATTGACCTAACAGCAGGCGGCGTCCGTTGCCTACATCGTAACTAAACGACACAGTGCCACTGCGTACAAGCACAAGCTTGCTTAAAGGCTGATCTTGGTGGATCAGCACTTCTTTTTTTGATTGCTGATAACTACTACCCGCAAAGGTAAGAAGTTGTTCAACAAGGTAACTAGAAAAATGGTATTGAAACATCAATATGCTCTTCGGACAATTGTCCTATTTATTACACCCTAATGACGTTAACATTAAAGCTCTAAGAATTTACGCTAACTTGCAATTACATCTAGCCTTGCTAGATGTATTATTTTACCTTCATTTCCCGTGTAATGATTTAGGAAGTTGTTGGCAACCACCAGCAAACTTTTTTGGGTTTTTATGCAAGTTAGCTTTTTTATTTAACACTTTGCAATACTTATAAGTGCCATAAGTTAGCAGTAATGTAATGCTAACCTAAAGCCTAGGAGAGAACAATTGAGTTGGGAATATTTAGGTTATATTGCATCAGCTTTATTGGTTGCATCGTTAACAATGACCGATGTAGTTAAACTGCGTTGGTATAATATGTTTGGCTGTATTGTTTTTACAGCTTATGGTGTGGCAATTAACGCCGTACCTGTCATTTTCACTAATGGCTTACTTGCGCTAGTAAACATGTATCATATTATTAAATTATATCGCCAGCCAAAAGTAGTTCAGGCAAAAAGCTAAACTATTCGGTGGTACTAAAAAGGGTTAACGTGAGTTAACCCTTTTTTTGTTTTATTTATCGTTAACTTCTTTTTTGTACTTAAGCTTACCGGCAACCCATGTTTGTAATACATGAGTGCTATAAATTTCTTCAACGGGTACTTTAAAGTAGTCTTTGTCTATTAAAATAAAGTCAGCCCATTTACCTTTCTCTAAGCTGCCAACTTTAAACTCTTGATGTGCCGCATAAGCACCGCCTAGCGTGAACGCACGTAATGCATCTTCCCTATTAAGTACTTCACTTGCACGCCAGCCGTTTTCAGGCAATTTATTATGATCCATCCGTGTAATAGCTGAATACAGGCCATCAAATGGGTTTGCCAGTTCTACAGGATAATCAGACCCTGCAGCCACTACCGAACCTTGTTTTAAAAATGTTTGCCAAGCATAAGCACCGCTTAGTTGTTTGTCAGTTAAACGCTGCTCTGCCATGTGCATATCTGAAGTAGCATGAACAGGTTGCATAGATGGAATTATTTTCAATGCTTTGAAGCGAGGAATATCGTCAGGCTTTACAATTTGCGCGTGCTCTATTCGGTTTCGAAGAAGTATTCCGCCAGTTTTTTTAAATACATTTTGATAGGCATCAAGAACTACCTTATTTGCTTTATCACCAATAGCGTGCGTATTTGCGCTAAAGCCGCTTTTAAAGCTTTGAGTAAAAATAGACTCGAGCTTTTGCTGTGTTTCAAGCATTAAACCATGATGACCTGATCTGTCTGCATATTCTTCAATAAGGGCAGCACCACGAGATCCTAATGCGCCATCGGCATATACTTTAACACTACGAATTTCCATAAAGTCATTTTTGTCATGGTAGCGGCCTGCTTTTAGCATTTCTTCTAAATCTGGACTTGCACCGCTTAACATAGCCACAATTCTAAGTGGTAAATTACCTAAGTCGCCACGTTCTTTGTAAACTTGCCATGTGGTTTTATCAATACCTGCATCGTGTGTTGAGGTAATGCCTAAGCTTAATAAGTGCTTGCCGGCTGCATCTAGTGAATTACTAATATCTTCTTTTGAAGGAGCTGGCATATGTTTTGTAATTAGCGCTTCGGCTTTATCAACAAATATGCCAGTAGGATTGCCAAACTCATCTTTTATTATTTCACCGCCTTCAGGCGCTTCGGTTGTGGCGGTTATGCCTGCAAGTTCAAGCGCTTTACTATTTACCCAAATAGCGTGGCTGTCAACGCGTGAAAGTACAACAGGGCGGTCGTTAACTATTTTATCTAAGTCTTTGGCGCTTGGAAAGCGGGTATCGCTCCAAAGCTCTTGGTTCCAGCCTCGGCCTACAATCCAGCCTTGTTTATCTTTAGCAAACACTTTTAATTTTGAAGTAACGTCATCAACCGATTTTGTACCTCGTACATCTAATTGCGATAAGTTGTCGCCAAGGCCAATTACATGGCCGTGCGCGTCAATCAAACCAGGTAGCAAGGTGTTGCCATGTGCATCAATTAGTTTCGCATTAGGGAAGCTATTTTTAAGGGCATCTCCGCCTAGGTTTATTACCTTACCATTTTTAATAACAAGGGTAGAAAATTGCTGTACTTCACCTTTGTATAAAGGTGTGTAGCCGTTTGCGTTGTATATAACTTTGGTTTGAGCAATAGCGTGGCACGAATTAGCTAATATGGTTGCTAGTAGCAGTGGTTTTATCAATGTTTTGAGTTGCATAAGGTATTATTTTTTATTGTTTGTGCGTTAACACTAGCAAACCAAAATTTATAATACCAATGTGAGAGGTGAGTAATACCATATTATTTTTTGGTTGCGTATTAGGTAATTTATGTGAATACTACCTAGTATTAACGATTTATTAACGCATAAGGAGTTGCTATGAAAGCTCTATACTTTATATTTCCAATGACTGCCTTACTTAGTGCATGCAGTTCAACTACAGATTCTTCGGAAGATATATCTAAGCTTAATTATTTAGACTTATCTACTCCAGAATTACGTGATACAGAAAAAGAATACTGGCTAAACAAAAAAAGGGTAGAGCCAATCTATCCGGCTAAAGCCGCTAAAAAAGGCATTACAGGGTGTGTCGAGCTTGTGACAGTCATTAATTCACAAGGTAAAGCGCAAGGTTATAAGGTCATTTCTTCATACCCAGAAGGTGTGTTTGATCAAAGCTCTCTTAAAGCTGTCAAGTTGTGGCGTTGGAAGGCTGCCCCTCAAAATACAAATAAGCAACCAGTACTAACAAATATTAGACTGGATTATTCACTCACGCCAAAGCCGACAGGCGAAGAGTATCTAAAAAATTGTCCTGCTCGTAAGTTTTATTACTAACCATAATAAATTTCAGGCTAGGCAATAACCTAGCCATAACTTTTGAATTATTACTTACTTGCATATATGCCGTATTCGCTAAGTGAAAGTCGGCTGTCTTTGTCTTTATCGTAGCTTGCAAAACGTGACCATAAGGCGGGATCTATTGCAGTTTCTGCTCGAGATAAAAAGCCATTTTTGTTTCTATCTAATTTTTTAAATTGCTCTGCAATATTGTTGTTGGCTGCAAAGGTAGCTGCGCTAAAAATACTAAACGCGAAGAGCGCCATATAGCTTATGTTTTTCATACAAATCACTTAGTAGAGGTTATTGGTGAGATAATTTTTAAATTCGACTAACGAAATTTGGTTATCTTGGTTCTTGTCCCACATCACAAACGTGCTCAAAAGTTGCGGTTGAGGTTCAAGTTCATCTTGGGTTAGGTAGCCACTTTTATTGCTATCGAGATGATCAAAGCGTTGTTTTACATCAAGTGCAGCGGCATTAAAGCTAAAAAGCAAAAATAGGCTTGATACAAATGTAAGTATCTTCATGGTATTCCTTCCAAAAGATGTGTTTAAAATGAGCTATTAAAATAGTGAAAAAGCACTTGCCGTAATTTAACTCCCAACATTAAATCCGTTTACACACTCCCTCAGGGATTATGGCAAATGCTTTTAATTCAACTTTACCTGTAACAAGCTTAAATAAAACTTAACTAAAGCGAGTTATGGCTTAAAACTTTCAAATTCCTTTTTTGAAATCTTTTCATCGTCATCTTCATCTAAATCAGAAAATTGTCTCATTACTTCTTTGTCTTGCTTTGCTTCAGCAAGTGTAATTTGTCCGTCCATGTCTTTATCTAAATGAGCAAAGCGAACATGCATTGGCGACGCCAATACGGTTGCGCTAATGGCTAAAAACATTAACGAAAAAGCGGCTATAAGTTGTTTCATAATCACATTCCTTATTTAATGAGTTATTGAATGAACTTTTTGAATTCGTTTAGCGACAACTGACCATCTTGGTTGGTGTCGATTTGCGAAAAATTCTCATGAAGCACTGCGTCTTCACCAGCTTCGGCTTCACTTAAAGTACCGTTGCTGTCTTTATCTAGTTCATTAAAAGTGGCTTGAACGTCCATTGCCAAGGCGCTTGCGCTTAAAAAGCCTAAAGCAGCTAATGATGAGATCACTAAAAAGCGGTTGTTCATAATTATTTCCTTATTAAATAAATTTAGATTAGCTACTACAAAAACAATGCCAATATTTATTTTTGTTAATAATCAATTGCTTATTTGTTTTTTGATCTTAAGGTAAGAAATTTTTACAGAGCTTTGTGTGATTTTTGCAACACTTTTAACTGCATTGCTTTGTATGGCTACTATATCAATAGCTTACGTTGTTGCCATTTGGCAACAGTTAAGGCGTAATAGGGCTTGAACGTATTAAATATAATTACTGATTCAGCTAGTGTATAAGGTAAAAGCCTGATAATAGATACTAAAAAGCAAAGGACTAAACACAATGCCTGCAACTATGGCTAAAAAGTACCATGCATTACTTAATTGGCGCCCTAACTTAATCGGACAGTTTGTAATAAGTATGTTGTTATCTTTATTACCACTTTCGTTAGTGGTAATTGTGTTTTTAAATGCACTTAATAAACAACTCGCCGTTACTCAGCAAATAGTCAGTGACAATTATCACGTTACCAAATCATTCAATACTTTAAAGCAAGAGCTCAATAGTTTAGAGCGTGCGACTCGGCAAAACTGGGTTTTAAAAAGTGAATCTCTTGATAATCTAATTGTAGATAAATGGCAAACATCGCTGCAAAGTATTGATGAGTTAACCCAATTTAGCTCATCAGCCGATTACAACGCTAATTGGCAACGCTTAGCACACACCTTACAAACTGCTCATACTCAATTAGTAGAAGAAAAACAGCAGCAAGCAGATTTATTTTTACCTATTAGTGACTTAGTTGCAGAGCTGACCATATGGCTTCGCGACGTAAATGCAGAGCAAATAAAGAACAATCAAAATGAGCTTTCTTCATTGCAGTCTTCATTTATAAATTGGCTGGTGGCACTTATTCCGCTAACTCTAATTGTGGGCGGCGGTTTTTTATGGCGTATTAGTAAGCGCCTTAAAGGCTTAACTTCAGTAATCGATAAATTAGGGCAAGGGCATTGGCAGCAAAAAATAGCCGTTCATGGCTCAGCAGAGTTAGTTGAACTTGGTAATAAGCTGCAGTGGGTGCAAGAGCAGCTGCATGTACTTGAACAGCAAAAAGACACTTTTTTACGCCATGTAACACATGAGCTAAAAACACCGCTTGCTTCAATGGTCGAAGGAACTGACCTTTTAAGTGATGAAATTGTCGGCCCTATAACCGACGAGCAAAAAGCAGTACTTGAACTGATTAGTCAGTCAATGGTGCGTCTGCGAACCATGATTGATAGCCTACTTAGTTACAATGCAATTCGTACCAGCAAAGATAGTTTAAGTGAAGTAGAGTTTAGCTATTTAATTAACAAAATTAATAGTCATTTTGAACATCGTTTAAGTGCCCGAAATCAAGCACTTCAGTGGCAAAATAACTTACCAAATAAACCGCTTGCTTTGCCTAGTGAATTAATAGAAATGATTTTAATACAGCTTATTTCAAATGGCTTAAAGTTTTCAGAGCAAGGGCAGCACGTAGCTATAGATTTAGCGCTTGAGCAAAGCCAGCTAAATATAAAAGTGATAGACCATGGCTGCGGTATTAAAGAGCAAGAAAAAACACAGATTTTCGGCGCATTTTACCAAGGTAAACATAATAAAGATGTTACGCTGCAAGGCAGTGGCTTAGGTTTAACCATAGTTAAAGAGTCAGTAGAGCAGTTAAGGGGTAAATTAAGCGTTGAGCATAATGAGCCTCATGGTTGCCAATTTTTAATAAAAATTCCCATAACAATAAATCAAGGAGTTAACTAGCATGCGCTCGCGTTTAATGGCTATTTTATGTGTGCTGAGCAGTACTATTATTTTATCTGGGTGTGAAACAAATAACGCACAACAACAAAGTGTGGTGTCCTCGCCTGCGCCAGTAGTTGATACCACCACAACAACAAAAAATAAAAGCACACTGCCTAGCCCAAAAGCACGCCCTAAAAGCGAACCAACCTATCCACCTGCAGAGCAAGTTATTGCTTGGCATGCTAATCAATGTGGCGGATTTAAAGTTGCGCCGGTTAAGCAAGCTTACTTAGGTGAGACAGAACTTAAACACTTTTTTAAATACATGTGCTTAAACGTAAATACTGATCCTAATGCGGTTATGAGTAAATTACTAAAGCTCGATTTAGCTTACTTTTGGCCTGACGATATAAAGCAATATTTATGGCTGCAAAAGCAGCAAGTAACAATGCAAATAAATGCTAAAAAAGAGCAACAAGCACTAAATGATAAAATGCAAGAAACCCTCTCGTCATTAGCAACTATAGAGCAGCAACTTTTATTGCGCGAAGATACCAAGGAGCAGTAATTATGGCCGAACAAAAGCCGCAAGGCGCAAAAGTATTATTAGTTGATGACGACGCCAGCTTATTAAAATTACTGGCTATTCGTATCGAGTCTAAAGGCTATGAAGTAACTACTTGCGAAAGTGGTATTACGGCACTGCAAATACTCAAAAACCAAGTGTTTGATGCGGTAATAACCGACTTGCGCATGGATGAAATGGATGGCATGACACTACATCGCCAACTGCAAAGCCGCTACCCAGCATTGCCCGTTATTATGATGACAGCTCATGGCTCTATTCCTGATGCGGTTGAAGCCACTAAACAAGGTATTTTTGCTTTTATAACAAAACCAGTAGATAAAGACGAGCTATTCGACAGCCTTGCAAAAGCTATAGAAATACATGGCGTTAACGCCGATGAAGTTATTCCAAAAAGTAATATTGTGACACGCAGCGGGGCTATGCTGCATTTGCTTGAGCAAGTAAAATTACTTGGGCCAACACAAGTTAATGTGCTGATCTCTGGTGCAAGCGGTACAGGTAAAGAGCTACTTGCACAGGCGATTCACCAACATAGTCATGTAAGCGAAGGGCCATTTGTGGCTATTAACTGCGGCGCTGTACCAGGGGAACTTTTAGAGTCTGAATTATTTGGCCATAAAAAAGGCTCATTTACAGGCGCTGTGAAAGATCACCAAGGTTTGTTTCAACAAGCGCAGGGCGGCACGTTATTTTTAGATGAAATTGGTGATATGCCACTTAACTTACAAGTTAAGTTACTGCGAGTACTTCAAGAAAAAACCATTCGGCCGGTGGGTTTTCAAGAAGAAATTCCTATTGATGTGCGAATCGTGTCTGCAACTCATAAAAACTTACCGGATGCGATTTTAAATCAGCAATTTAGGGAAGATTTATATTATCGCTTAAATGTTGTTAACTTAAAACTACCGCCACTTTATGAGCGCCGTGAAGACATAAGCTTACTTGCACAGCATTTTAGCGCAAGTATTGCCAAACGTATGAATCAAAGCGAAAAACGTTTTGCAAGCGATGCCATGCATGCACTTGTACGCTTCGATTGGCCAGGTAATATTCGCCAATTGCAAAACGTAGTAGAGCAAGTTGTTGCATTAACGCCAAGCGAAGTAATATCAGAACATTTAGTGTTGGCAGCCCTTAATAGTAACGAAAAAAATGTAGAGCCGTTATCACTTAACGACGCTAAAAAAGAGTTTGAACGCGACTACGTAATCAATACTTTAAAAATGGCCGGTGGCAATGTAGCCGAAGGCGCAAAGCTTGCTAAACGTAACCGTTCAGACTTTTATAAACTGATTAAAAAACACAATATTGATGTAGATAATTTATAAAGGTAAGCAAATGCAGTTATTTATGGTGTATTTAGGTGGGCGAATCCAAGGTTGCCACATAGAAATGCACGATATTCGCTTTGTAGTAGGGGAGAATATAGATCAAACCTACTCAAAGTTAAAAAGCCAATGGGTGGGCGATAAAAGTAGCGTCCATATGGATAGCTTTATGGCTATAAACCATATTGATGGCTTTAAAGTAGAAGTAGTTAATACCTATGTTGAGCAAAATAAGCAGCTTTATTTTGTTAATTTAGGCGCTTATAGAAGTGACTCTATGGCTGAGCAACACGACTTTGCACTGTATGTTGCAAGTAGTAGCAATGAGGCCAAACAACGTGCTAAAAGAGATTTGCTCGCAGGCCTTAGCCATATTCATAAAGATGATTTACACGATGTGGATGACTGCTTTGCCATTGACCTACTCGACAGCCAATTAAATATTAAACTGACCCCAAGCGGGCAAGCTCAAACAATAAAGCCAGACTGGTTTGGCTACCATGTACTTTAAATCAGCAAAGCAGGACTAAGAGTCCTGCTCGCTTTGCTCATCTTTTTCGTTTTTAGCTGCCATTTTAAATGCCACAATAACTAATCCAAACATTGCAAATGGCAGTGCTGCCAACATGTACTCAACCAAGTTGCTGTCTTGAAAGTTTGCTTGCAGTAAAAAATGACCCGCCACGCACATTAAAATAACCACTAATAAAATGGGGAGTAACATAAGTTCTTTTTTTGATGAATGGTTTTTCATTGAATGTGAGGCTGCAACTTAAAAATAATGCGCCATTGTAATGAGCTTACTCGAGCTTGGCAAACGCCGCAGAATTTTTTAAATAATGATATGATTAGTGTCAAACAATTGGGCAAGTGTTATTGGGAATAAAGTGAAAAGTAGCTTAAATAAGGTGTATCTTGTTGGCGGCGCAGTGCGCGATCAACTACTAAACATAGAATCAAAAGACAACGACTACGTAGTGATAGGTGAGACGCCACAAACTATGGAGACACTTGGTTTTGTGCCAATAGGTAGCGACTTTCCAGTTTATTTACACCCAAAAACAAAAGAAGAATATGCACTGGGCCGTACTGAGCGAAAAAGCGGTAAAGGCTATACCGGCTTTGTGGTTGATGCCAGCCCAAATGTAACCCTTGAAGAAGATTTAGCAAGGCGCGATTTAACCATTAACTCAATGGCACTTGACGAAAATGGCAGCATTATTGATCCATTTAATGGCCAAAGTGATTTACAAAACAAAATATTGCGCCACACCACACAAGCATTTGTAGAAGACCCTGTACGTGTATTACGCATTGCGCGTTTTTTGGCGCGCTATGGCAGCCAGTGGAGTATTCATCCAAGTACTTATGCATTAATGCGAGAGCTTAAAAATAAAGGTGAGCTTAATCATTTAGTGCCCGAACGCGTATGGCTTGAAACCGAAAAGGCCCTTGGCGAAAAACACCCAGAACTTTATTTTAAAGCATTGCATGGCTTAGGTATTTTTCCGGAAATAGAGGGAATGGAGGGTGTGCCGCAGCCAGCGAATCATCATCCAGAAGGCGATGTATTTATACATACCATGCTGGTTTTAAGGCGCGCTGCCGATTTGAATTTTAACCTTGAGACTCGTTTTGCTGCACTTACCCATGATTTTGGTAAAGCATTGAGTTTTAAAAAGCGCGGTAATTTACGTGGCCATGAGCGCGAAGGTGTAACTGTAGTTGAAGAATTTTGTGAGCGTTTAAAAGTACCCAACCGATTTCGTGATATTGGTGTTCTCACTAGCGACAATCATACTTTGTGTCACACGGTTGATCAGTTAAGGGCGCAAACTATTCATAAGTTAATCGTGACTAATTTAAACGCACTTGTGCACCCTGAGCGATTTATTGCATTTACTCAAGCTTGCCAATGCGATGCGCAAGGGCGCGGAGAAGCACTTGTTGATAAGCCATACCCGCAAGCAACTAAGCTGCGAGCAATTTTTAGCGAACTACAAAAAATGGATAAAAAGCAGATAGTGCAAAATGCACTTAAAAATGGCAAAAAAGGCCCAGAAATAGGCGAAGAGGTAAAGCTGGCAGAAATAAACTGTATAAAATCATTTTTACAAAATGAAAAACATGAAACGCGAGTGCTTTAATTATCTAAACTAAATACTGCGATATACCTTGGTTTTTAGCTGTTTCGGGTTTTCTTAAGTCTTTGTAATTAGCACTTTTTGGCTTAACGTTTTCAGATTCAGGCTTTTTAGAGGGCCTGTATAAGTCAAAAATAAAATCTAGTTCTTCACGCTCTAGTGATGGTTTCATGGGTAATCCTTAAATTTAATACTTTAATATGATGTAGGGTATGGTCATTCGACTGAATTAAAAGTGAATAGTTACATTTGAAGTTGTACTAAATTGTAATCGGTGTGCAAAAAATAAGGACGGCTTATAAAATAGCCGCCCTTATATGTATATCATCCTTGCAGCGGGAGGGTTACTTTAAATATTACGCCATCCCTCTGTTCGTTGTTTTGCGCAGTTACGCTGCCTTTATGGTAGTCACACACCAGCCTTACAATATAAAGCCCTAAACCTAAATGTGGTTGTTGCTGCATTTGCTGGCTTCGTACTGACACCATAGAATCAAAAATATGCTCAGTTAGCCCCTCTGGTAAGGCGGGGCCTATGTTACTTACCACTAATATGGCTTTATTTTCGCTCTGCTTAATACTTACATTAATAGCCGTATTTGCTTCACTGAACTCCAACGCATTATTAATTAGCTTATCTAGCAGTTGCGCAATAAACTCAGGAGCTCCTTGCATGGGCAGTGGGCTTTGGCATATATCGAGCTTAAACAATTGTTCAGGGTAGGTAAGTTGATAGCCTTGCATGCAGCCACTTATTACCTTTTGTAAATCAAATGGCTCGGGCTCATTACTTTGAATACTTTGTTCAAGGCGTGTGGCCTCGCTCATGGTGGTAATTATTTTACCTAAACGTTCAACGCCTTCGCTGGCACGCTCTAGGTATTTTTGGCTAAGCTCGTTTTGTGGCAAACTTTGTAAGTTTTCAAGTGATGAGCGCACCACGGCAACCGGTGTACGTAGCTCGTGCGATAACCTCGACGACATATTTTCTAAGTAGTCGGTATACCCTCCAAGTCGACTAACAATGTTTGAAAAACTACGAGAGAGGTCACCAATTTCATCATTAGCATCGCTGTAATTAATGCTGCCGGTTATACGGCCTTGGGCGTCAATTGCTTGCTCTGCGGTATCACGCAATCGCCTAATGCGGTTCGATATTCGAGAGGCAAAAAAGAACAAGGTTACGGTGCCTATGAGCATCACCGCTAAAATAACGTTAAAGAGTTTTTCGAGCGATTTATTACGTAGCGTGCGTACGCCATTTGTGGTTTCCTCAGCAATTACTGCGCCTATGACTTTATCGTCAATCCAAATAGGGTATGCTGCCGATAAAATAACGGCTTTGCTATCAGGCGTTAATCGCCACGATGATGCCGGCTGGCCTTTTAAGGCCTTTGCCAAATGGGTGCCTTGCATTGATGCTACATCGTGTAGGGTGTCTAAAAATTCGTTTTCTGGGCGGGTTAAAATTTTATAATACAATGGGTGTAAATAGCTTTGCTCAAAGCGCTGCCACCACGTTTTTGGTGCTTGATTTTTAAGGCCATCGGCCCATACGCCATCGGCATTTTGAATTGTTCCCGATTGTGCTAACACACGGTGGTGGTTGTCGACCACCCAAATACGGCTGCCACTGTGGCCCATACCTTTTAAAATGCGGTTAATTTCCGGAGACGGTACAAGC harbors:
- a CDS encoding DUF1543 domain-containing protein, translating into MQLFMVYLGGRIQGCHIEMHDIRFVVGENIDQTYSKLKSQWVGDKSSVHMDSFMAINHIDGFKVEVVNTYVEQNKQLYFVNLGAYRSDSMAEQHDFALYVASSSNEAKQRAKRDLLAGLSHIHKDDLHDVDDCFAIDLLDSQLNIKLTPSGQAQTIKPDWFGYHVL
- a CDS encoding multifunctional CCA addition/repair protein, encoding MKSSLNKVYLVGGAVRDQLLNIESKDNDYVVIGETPQTMETLGFVPIGSDFPVYLHPKTKEEYALGRTERKSGKGYTGFVVDASPNVTLEEDLARRDLTINSMALDENGSIIDPFNGQSDLQNKILRHTTQAFVEDPVRVLRIARFLARYGSQWSIHPSTYALMRELKNKGELNHLVPERVWLETEKALGEKHPELYFKALHGLGIFPEIEGMEGVPQPANHHPEGDVFIHTMLVLRRAADLNFNLETRFAALTHDFGKALSFKKRGNLRGHEREGVTVVEEFCERLKVPNRFRDIGVLTSDNHTLCHTVDQLRAQTIHKLIVTNLNALVHPERFIAFTQACQCDAQGRGEALVDKPYPQATKLRAIFSELQKMDKKQIVQNALKNGKKGPEIGEEVKLAEINCIKSFLQNEKHETRVL
- a CDS encoding sigma 54-interacting transcriptional regulator, producing the protein MAEQKPQGAKVLLVDDDASLLKLLAIRIESKGYEVTTCESGITALQILKNQVFDAVITDLRMDEMDGMTLHRQLQSRYPALPVIMMTAHGSIPDAVEATKQGIFAFITKPVDKDELFDSLAKAIEIHGVNADEVIPKSNIVTRSGAMLHLLEQVKLLGPTQVNVLISGASGTGKELLAQAIHQHSHVSEGPFVAINCGAVPGELLESELFGHKKGSFTGAVKDHQGLFQQAQGGTLFLDEIGDMPLNLQVKLLRVLQEKTIRPVGFQEEIPIDVRIVSATHKNLPDAILNQQFREDLYYRLNVVNLKLPPLYERREDISLLAQHFSASIAKRMNQSEKRFASDAMHALVRFDWPGNIRQLQNVVEQVVALTPSEVISEHLVLAALNSNEKNVEPLSLNDAKKEFERDYVINTLKMAGGNVAEGAKLAKRNRSDFYKLIKKHNIDVDNL
- a CDS encoding sensor histidine kinase, which codes for MPATMAKKYHALLNWRPNLIGQFVISMLLSLLPLSLVVIVFLNALNKQLAVTQQIVSDNYHVTKSFNTLKQELNSLERATRQNWVLKSESLDNLIVDKWQTSLQSIDELTQFSSSADYNANWQRLAHTLQTAHTQLVEEKQQQADLFLPISDLVAELTIWLRDVNAEQIKNNQNELSSLQSSFINWLVALIPLTLIVGGGFLWRISKRLKGLTSVIDKLGQGHWQQKIAVHGSAELVELGNKLQWVQEQLHVLEQQKDTFLRHVTHELKTPLASMVEGTDLLSDEIVGPITDEQKAVLELISQSMVRLRTMIDSLLSYNAIRTSKDSLSEVEFSYLINKINSHFEHRLSARNQALQWQNNLPNKPLALPSELIEMILIQLISNGLKFSEQGQHVAIDLALEQSQLNIKVIDHGCGIKEQEKTQIFGAFYQGKHNKDVTLQGSGLGLTIVKESVEQLRGKLSVEHNEPHGCQFLIKIPITINQGVN